From Sphingomonas hengshuiensis, one genomic window encodes:
- the guaA gene encoding glutamine-hydrolyzing GMP synthase yields the protein MTAEHNESILIIDFGSQVTQLIARRVREAGVYSEIAPFTTAAEAFERMKPKGIILSGSPASVLEEGSPRVPQAIFDSGLPILGICYGQQVMMHQLGGTVQLGDSGEFGLAFIDIQDRCVLFDGLWQPGDSHQVWMSHGDKVTELAPGFRPVAVSPGSPFAVVADDARRYYATQFHMEVVHTPDGAKLLANFVRHVCGLHGDWTMAEFRAAKVAEIRRQVGTGRVICGLSGGVDSAVAAVLIHEAIGDQLTCVFVDHGLMRSGEADQVVSLFRNSYNIPLVHVNAEAMFLEGLAGVTDPEKKRKFIGGAFIDLFEAEAKKIGGAEFLAQGTLYPDVIESVSFTGGPSVTIKSHHNVGGLPERMNMKLVEPLRELFKDEVRVLGRELGLPEAFVGRHPFPGPGLAIRIPGEVTKERCDILRKADAIYLEEIRAAGLYDTIWQAFAVLLPVRSVGVMGDGRTYDSVLALRAVTSTDGMTAVAFQFPGDFLPRVATRLVNEVRGINRVTYDYTSKPPGTIEWE from the coding sequence ATGACGGCTGAGCACAACGAATCCATCCTGATCATCGACTTTGGCAGCCAGGTGACCCAGCTCATCGCGCGCCGCGTCCGCGAAGCGGGCGTTTATAGCGAGATCGCCCCCTTCACCACTGCCGCAGAGGCCTTTGAGCGGATGAAGCCCAAGGGCATCATCCTGTCGGGCTCACCCGCCTCGGTGCTGGAAGAAGGGTCGCCGCGCGTGCCCCAGGCGATTTTCGACTCGGGGCTTCCGATTCTCGGCATCTGCTATGGCCAGCAGGTGATGATGCACCAGCTGGGCGGCACCGTGCAGCTTGGCGACTCGGGCGAGTTCGGGCTCGCCTTTATCGATATCCAGGACCGTTGCGTGCTGTTCGACGGCCTCTGGCAGCCGGGCGACAGCCACCAGGTGTGGATGAGCCATGGCGACAAGGTGACGGAGCTTGCCCCCGGCTTCCGCCCCGTCGCGGTCAGCCCCGGCTCGCCCTTCGCGGTCGTCGCGGACGACGCGCGCCGCTATTACGCCACCCAGTTCCACATGGAGGTGGTTCACACCCCTGACGGTGCGAAGCTGCTCGCCAATTTCGTCCGCCATGTCTGCGGGCTCCACGGCGACTGGACGATGGCCGAATTCCGCGCCGCCAAGGTCGCCGAGATCCGCAGGCAGGTCGGCACGGGCCGCGTGATCTGCGGCCTGTCGGGCGGTGTCGACAGCGCGGTGGCGGCGGTGCTGATCCATGAGGCGATCGGCGACCAGCTGACCTGCGTGTTCGTCGATCACGGCCTGATGCGCAGCGGCGAGGCCGATCAGGTCGTCAGCCTGTTCCGCAACAGCTACAACATCCCGCTCGTCCATGTGAACGCCGAGGCGATGTTCCTCGAAGGGCTGGCGGGCGTCACCGACCCGGAGAAGAAGCGCAAGTTCATCGGCGGCGCGTTCATCGACCTGTTCGAGGCCGAGGCGAAGAAGATCGGCGGCGCCGAGTTCCTGGCGCAGGGCACGCTCTACCCCGACGTGATCGAGAGCGTCAGCTTCACCGGCGGCCCCTCGGTGACGATCAAGAGCCACCACAATGTCGGCGGCCTGCCCGAGCGGATGAACATGAAGCTCGTCGAACCGCTGCGCGAGCTGTTCAAGGACGAGGTCCGCGTGCTGGGCCGCGAGCTGGGGCTGCCCGAGGCGTTCGTCGGCCGCCATCCGTTCCCCGGACCCGGCCTCGCGATCCGCATCCCCGGCGAAGTGACCAAGGAACGCTGCGACATATTGCGCAAGGCCGACGCGATCTACCTCGAGGAAATCCGCGCGGCCGGCCTGTACGACACGATTTGGCAGGCATTCGCGGTGTTGCTGCCGGTGCGCAGCGTCGGCGTGATGGGCGATGGCCGCACCTATGATTCGGTCCTCGCGCTCCGCGCCGTGACCTCGACGGATGGGATGACCGCAGTGGCGTTCCAGTTCCCCGGCGACTTCCTGCCGCGCGTGGCGACCCGCCTGGTCAACGAAGTCCGCGGGATCAACCGCGTGACCTATGACTATACGAGCAAGCCGCCCGGCACGATCGAGTGGGAATGA